A genomic segment from Acyrthosiphon pisum isolate AL4f chromosome A3, pea_aphid_22Mar2018_4r6ur, whole genome shotgun sequence encodes:
- the LOC100573607 gene encoding zinc finger MYM-type protein 1-like yields MESTSTDVINDIISNGIHSYSYEHKLELKQKRPTPVLNLDVMDGKTLRKFQFSWYSKYVWLTGSQTKNKLYCYFCLLFGGEKKWCDEGITGVKNFDRTASKHAISQKHLVCQEKFQLLGQNRIDHIASEGKRLAALKYNEQVGNNRRILSRLIQVVCYLGKQEIPFCGHNASVTPINKGNYLELLNLLSQEEQLIKDYLSPNSSFKGTSHDIQNDLIFCITEVVNMQIMNELNKVKFISVQVDETTDVSCKSQISIIFRYVIDNNIEERFIGFFDVSIDKTAYELSNILLEQIKKWNISDKFICQTYDGAAVMAGKVISVPGIIKNTYPNAMFIHSYAHQLNLIFLHGSKTIKDVRLFISDLKMFHTFFSESPKRSELLREKWFKQLENCDMRWNYHSRAAATISANFTELKKVTLRITEEEDWDPMSICLANGLFNKLSNFKFVYLLCLFNKISILSDHVFLTLQTKCIEDVQTCIEEIINMSTQLTFMRNEETVVTCSKFAVELNGELQYSDTDVQNLKYLTYEILDSIITQTNVRFQDFDLIKFVEITNNKAFKDYKKCFPGEKLIHLEKNFPSVFDLERLKNELTIIFDDRGKYLPPKELLNYIIKADLREVYKELTKLLQLILCIPVTTVSSERNNSALKRIKTFLRNTMNHDRPTNLCTLAIEKNILDELIIDPTFIDRVIDLFSNIKKRNIDLKYKVL; encoded by the exons ATGGAATCCACGTCGACCGATGTAATTAACGACATTATAAGCAATGGTATTCACAGCTATTCTTACGAACATAAATTAGAGCTAAAACAAAAAAGACCTACGCCCGTTTTGAATTTGGACGTGATGGACGGTAAAACACTTCGAAAGTTTCAGTTTTCGTGGTATTCCAAGTATGTCTGGCTTACCGGAagtcaaactaaaaataaattatattgttatttttgtttactatTCGGAGGAGAAAAAAAATGGTGCGATGAAGGTATAACGGGAGTTAAAAACTTTGATCGTACAGCAAGTAAACATGCAATTTCCCAAAAGCATTTAGTTTGTCAAGAAAAATTTCAGTTGCTTGGCCAAAATAGAATTGATCACATTGCGTCAGAAGGAAAACGTTTAGCGGCATTGAAATATAATGAACAAGTTGGAAATAACCGTCGTATATTATCGCGTTTAATTCAAGTTGTGTGCTATTTGGGAAAGCAAGAAATTCCTTTTTGTGGACACAATGCAAGCGTAACGCCAATAAATAAAGGTAATTATTTAGAACTTTTGAATCTACTATCGCAAGAAGAACAATTGATTAAGGATTATTTATCGCCAAACTCGAGTTTTAAAGGAACATCTCATGAtattcaaaatgatttaatattttgtatcacGGAAGTtgtaaatatgcaaattatgaatgaattgaataaagtaaaatttatttctGTTCAAGTAGATGAAACCACAGACGTATCATGTAAATCgcaaattagtattatttttagatacgtAATTGATAACAACATCGAAGAAAGATTTATTGGATTTTTTGACGTGTCGATAGATAAAACTGCTTATGaactttcaaatattttattagaacaaataaaaaagtGGAATATAAGCGATAAATTTATATGTCAAACTTATGATGGAGCTGCCGTTATGGCGGGTAAAGTAATAAGCGTACcaggtattattaaaaacacttaCCCAAATGCCATGTTTATACATAGTTATGCTCATCAgctgaatttaatttttctacatGGATCGAAAACAATTAAAGATGTTAGATTATTTATAAGTGACCTAAAAATGTTTCACACCTTTTTTAGCGAGTCACCAAAACGAAGTGAACTTTTACGAGAAAAGTGGTTTAAGCAACTTGAAAATTGTGATATGAGATGGAACTATCATTCTAGAGCAGCAGCTACAATCAGTGCCAATTttacagaattaaaaaaagtaacattacGTATTACGGAAGAGGAAGACTGGGATCCAATGTCTATTTGCTTGGCCAATGGATTGtttaacaaattatcaaattttaagtttgtttatttattatgcctctttaataaaatatctatacttTCGGATCATGTATTTTTAACTCtccaaacaaaatgtatagaaGATGTACAAACTTGCatagaagaaataataaatatgtctaCGCAGTTAACGTTTATGAGAAATGAAGAAACCGTTGTTACGTGTAGTAAATTTGCAGTAGAATTGAATGGTGAACTTCAATACTCGGACACAGATGTtcagaacttaaaatatttaacatacgaAATATTAGATTCAATTATAACACAAACTAATGTTCGATTTCAAGATTTTGACCTCATTAAATTTGtagaaattacaaataataaggcatttaaagattataaaaaatgttttcctgGTGAAAAGCTAATACATCTTGAAAAAAATTTCCCCTCTGTTTTTGATCTAGAAAGACTAAAAAAcgaattaacaattatttttgatgaCCGTGGTAAATATCTCCCACCCAAGGAAttgttgaattatattattaaag CTGATTTAAGAGAAGTATACAAAGAGCTGACCAAATTGTTGCAGTTGATATTATGCATTCCTGTCACAACTGTTTCAAGTGAAAGGAATAATAGTGCACTAAAACGAATAAAGACATTCTTGAGGAATACCATGAATCATGATCGACCAACAAACTTGTGTACTTTGGCTATTGAGAAAAACATTTTGGATGAATTAATCATTGACCCGACATTTATTGACAGAGTCatagatttattttcaaatattaaaaaaagaaatatcgatttaaaatataaagtattgtaG
- the LOC100573427 gene encoding uncharacterized protein LOC100573427 — translation MFDVDKFIKCIHNNNAIWETSSKQYMDKNMKTQSWVNVGQAVYEDWDELSTTEKDDRVKYLKNRWRHIRDGYSKFLNHGKKGKSPKKKKFAYSKSLTFLQQVLIKRKISSNIENRENKDNEDNISISENEIENTEEPLSTPMASTSNAACSSINTTAEKKRTYLNPFKTALLECFADSLSNENDIDPDKAFLLSILPDYKSLDRAKKIDFRQYILDFFKNQNSSTL, via the exons atgtttgatgtggataaattcattaaatgtattcataacAATAATGCGATTTGGGAGACAAGTTCGAAACAATATATGGACAAGAATATGAAAACCCAAAGTTGGGTAAATGTTGGACAAGCTGTCTATGAAGACTGGGACGAGTTATCAACTACCGAAAAAGATGACCGAG taaaatatttgaaaaatcgtTGGAGGCATATACGTGATGGgtattctaaatttttaaacCATGGTAAAAAAGGAAAATCacccaagaaaaaaaaatttgcttaCTCAAAGTccttaacatttttacaacaagTTCTAATAAAAAGAAA AATATCAAGTAATATAGAAAATCGTGAAAATAAAGATAACGAGGACAACATTTCGATAAGTGAAAATGAAATAGAAAATACTGAAGAACCGTTATCAACGCCAATGGCTTCAACTTCTAACGCAGCTTGTTCAAGCATAAATACTACAGcggaaaaaaaaagaacatacCTTAATCCATTTAAAACCGCATTACTGGAATGTTTTGCAGATTCACTAAGTAACGAGAATGATATTGACCCTGATAAAGCATTTCTTCTTTCGATCTTACCAGATTATAAAAGTTTGGATCGAgcaaaaaaaatagattttcgtcaatatattttagacttctttaaaaatcaaaattcctCTACtctataa